A single region of the Pseudomonas sp. GGS8 genome encodes:
- the fdxH gene encoding formate dehydrogenase subunit beta — translation MASQDIIARSATTTVPPSVRTQEEVAKLIDTTKCIGCKACQVACSEWNELRDDVGHNLGTYDNPHDLSADTWTLMRFTEHETDAGNLEWLIRKDGCMHCAEPGCLAACPSPGAIIKHANGIVDFDQDHCIGCGYCITGCPFNIPRISQKDHKAYKCTLCSDRVAVGLEPACVKTCPTGAIVFGTKEDMKEHAAERIVDLKSRGFDNAGLYDPAGVGGTHVMYVLHHADTPRLYAGLPDHPTISPLVDLWKGLSKPLALLAMGAAVLAGFFHYVRVGPQLVEEDEHPTTVDPAVHEFDPSVHTFDPSKPGGEDRP, via the coding sequence ATGGCCAGCCAAGACATTATCGCCCGTTCGGCCACCACCACCGTGCCGCCCTCGGTGCGCACCCAAGAGGAAGTGGCCAAGCTGATCGACACCACCAAGTGCATCGGCTGCAAGGCTTGCCAGGTCGCCTGCTCGGAATGGAACGAGCTACGCGACGACGTCGGTCACAACCTCGGCACCTACGACAACCCTCACGACCTCAGCGCAGACACCTGGACCCTGATGCGCTTCACCGAACATGAAACCGACGCCGGCAACCTCGAATGGCTGATCCGCAAGGACGGCTGCATGCACTGCGCCGAGCCCGGCTGCCTGGCGGCGTGCCCGAGCCCCGGCGCGATCATCAAGCACGCCAACGGCATCGTCGACTTCGATCAGGACCACTGCATCGGCTGCGGCTATTGCATCACCGGTTGCCCGTTCAACATTCCGCGCATCTCGCAAAAGGATCACAAGGCCTATAAATGCACACTGTGTTCGGACCGGGTGGCGGTGGGGCTGGAGCCGGCCTGCGTGAAAACCTGCCCGACCGGCGCCATCGTGTTCGGCACCAAGGAAGACATGAAGGAACACGCCGCCGAACGCATCGTCGACCTCAAGAGCCGCGGCTTCGACAACGCCGGTTTGTATGACCCTGCAGGCGTCGGCGGCACCCACGTTATGTATGTGCTGCACCATGCCGATACGCCCAGGTTGTATGCCGGGTTGCCGGATCATCCGACGATCAGTCCGCTGGTGGACCTGTGGAAAGGCCTGAGCAAACCCTTGGCGCTATTGGCCATGGGCGCTGCGGTGCTGGCCGGGTTCTTCCATTACGTGCGCGTCGGGCCGCAACTGGTCGAGGAGGACGAACATCCGACCACCGTCGACCCCGCCGTGCATGAGTTCGATCCGTCGGTGCACACCTTCGATCCGAGCAAACCGGGCGGGGAGGACAGGCCATGA